Proteins from a genomic interval of Pseudoalteromonas sp. MEBiC 03607:
- a CDS encoding acyl-CoA thioesterase: MTFKVDFKVRDYECDLQGIVNNSVYFNYLEHARHEFLHAQGIDFAKLAREKVNLVVLRSEMDYKASLVPGDEFYVAVEPERISRLKFAFRQTVYRKHDDKVMLQALVIGTSVNEKGRPFLPEEVDNLFK; the protein is encoded by the coding sequence ATGACCTTTAAAGTCGACTTTAAAGTGCGTGATTATGAGTGTGATTTACAAGGTATTGTAAATAACAGTGTTTATTTTAATTACTTAGAACATGCTCGCCATGAATTTTTACATGCTCAAGGTATCGACTTTGCAAAGCTAGCAAGAGAAAAAGTGAACCTTGTGGTGCTTCGCAGCGAAATGGATTACAAGGCATCACTTGTGCCGGGTGATGAATTTTACGTTGCAGTTGAGCCGGAGCGTATCAGCCGTTTAAAGTTTGCGTTTAGGCAAACGGTGTATCGCAAACATGACGATAAAGTGATGCTACAAGCGTTAGTGATTGGTACGTCGGTAAATGAAAAAGGTCGTCCTTTTTTACCAGAAGAAGTCGATAACTTATTCAAGTAA
- a CDS encoding FAD-dependent oxidoreductase, with protein MSYNIAVIGFGLAGRLAALALIKQHQVTVFEQDDEHASNSAGSVAAAMLAPLAESVLCEQDLALQGLNSIIRWQQILSELDDAVYFQQTGSLVVAHQQDKGDLQSFVSRLKPLESYQAQALVGTQIADLEPELAGRFHQGVYLPCEGQLDNQAFYRASFKKLTSQGVQFNFGCKVELNAHQVNGQSFDYVFDCRGLGAKHAEPLLRGVRGEVARLYAPEVNLTRPIRLMHPRYPIYIAPKPNHQFVIGATEIESQDRGKVTVRSALELLSAAYTVHSGFAEGRIESLQSGLRPAFADNRPKVTKQGRVISINGLYRHGYLLAPQVVDDAVSLIA; from the coding sequence ATGTCTTACAACATTGCAGTGATTGGTTTTGGCTTAGCGGGGCGCTTAGCGGCATTGGCGCTAATTAAGCAGCATCAAGTTACGGTGTTTGAACAAGATGATGAACATGCTAGCAACAGTGCTGGCAGCGTTGCTGCAGCGATGTTGGCACCCCTTGCTGAATCAGTCTTGTGTGAACAGGATTTAGCCTTACAAGGGCTTAATAGCATCATTCGTTGGCAGCAAATTTTAAGTGAGCTCGATGACGCTGTGTATTTTCAACAAACAGGCAGTTTAGTGGTTGCTCATCAGCAAGATAAGGGCGATTTACAAAGTTTTGTGAGCCGCTTAAAACCGCTTGAAAGCTATCAGGCGCAGGCATTGGTTGGCACTCAAATCGCAGACCTTGAGCCAGAACTAGCTGGGCGGTTCCACCAAGGTGTGTATTTACCTTGTGAAGGGCAACTCGATAATCAGGCATTTTATCGCGCTAGTTTTAAAAAGCTTACCTCGCAAGGGGTGCAATTTAACTTTGGCTGTAAAGTTGAGTTGAACGCCCATCAAGTGAATGGCCAAAGCTTTGATTATGTATTTGATTGCCGCGGCTTAGGTGCTAAACATGCTGAACCCTTACTGCGTGGAGTAAGAGGGGAGGTGGCGCGTTTATATGCACCAGAGGTGAACCTAACCAGACCGATACGACTGATGCATCCGCGTTACCCAATTTATATTGCTCCTAAGCCAAATCATCAATTTGTGATTGGTGCGACTGAAATCGAATCGCAAGACCGCGGTAAAGTCACCGTGCGCTCGGCGCTGGAGCTATTGTCTGCTGCTTATACAGTACATAGCGGCTTTGCTGAAGGGCGTATCGAGAGCTTGCAATCAGGGCTTCGTCCAGCGTTTGCAGACAACCGCCCGAAAGTCACAAAGCAAGGTCGAGTGATCAGTATTAATGGCTTGTACCGTCATGGCTATTTACTTGCGCCTCAGGTGGTCGATGATGCAGTGAGCTTAATTGCTTAA
- a CDS encoding thiazole synthase — protein MDSFSVYGEQFTSRLLIGSALYPSPSVMTESIVASQAEIVTVSLRRQQSAAAGDDFWQLIKNTGLKVLPNTAGCHSVKEAVTLAQMCREVFATDWIKLELIGDEYNLQPDPFALLEATKILLADGFKVLPYCTDDLVLCQRLADLGCEVLMPWGAPIGTGKGLLNPYNLKMIRGRLPNHTLIVDAGLGLPSHACQALELGYDAVLLNSAIAGAGCPVTMSKAFKSAVEAGRYSYLAKAMPEKDVASPSTPTLGMPFWHQE, from the coding sequence ATGGATAGTTTTTCGGTTTATGGTGAGCAATTTACGAGTCGGTTACTGATTGGCTCTGCACTGTACCCTTCGCCAAGTGTTATGACAGAGTCGATAGTGGCCTCACAGGCTGAAATTGTCACCGTTTCATTGAGACGTCAGCAAAGCGCTGCTGCGGGTGATGATTTTTGGCAATTGATAAAAAATACCGGGTTAAAGGTGCTGCCAAATACGGCGGGTTGTCATAGCGTGAAAGAAGCGGTGACCTTGGCACAAATGTGCCGCGAAGTGTTTGCCACTGATTGGATCAAGTTAGAGTTGATTGGTGATGAATATAATTTACAGCCAGATCCATTCGCACTGCTCGAAGCCACTAAAATTTTATTGGCCGATGGCTTTAAAGTTTTACCTTATTGCACTGATGATTTAGTGCTGTGTCAGCGCCTCGCTGATTTAGGCTGTGAAGTACTTATGCCTTGGGGCGCACCGATTGGCACGGGTAAAGGCTTGCTGAATCCTTACAACTTAAAAATGATCCGTGGGCGCTTGCCAAACCATACTTTAATTGTTGATGCGGGCTTAGGTTTACCATCCCATGCCTGCCAAGCGCTAGAATTAGGGTATGATGCCGTATTATTAAATTCGGCAATTGCAGGTGCAGGTTGCCCAGTGACGATGAGTAAAGCGTTTAAGAGTGCGGTTGAAGCGGGGCGATATAGCTATTTGGCCAAAGCGATGCCAGAGAAAGACGTAGCAAGCCCATCAACGCCGACGCTCGGAATGCCATTTTGGCATCAAGAATAA
- the thiC gene encoding phosphomethylpyrimidine synthase ThiC, which translates to MSNTTTKPSRREVRAAASEYIYNLTGQPFPNSHKVYVEGTQDNVRVGMREITLSDTFIGGTEENPVFEPNAPIRVYDTSGPYTDPDFKLDVRKGLEKYREKWIESRGDTEILDSVTSQFSQQRMADEGLDHIRFEHLPKIRRAKAGKNVTQMHYARQGIVTPEMEYVAIRENMGRAKIREELLAAQHKGESFGASIPDFITPEFVRDEIARGRAVLPNNINHPETEPMIIGRNFLVKVNANIGNSSVTSSIEEEVEKMVWSTRWGADTVMDLSTGRYIHETREWVVRNSPVPIGTVPIYQALEKVNGVAEDLTWEIFRDTLIEQAEQGVDYFTIHAGVLLRYVPMTAKRVTGIVSRGGSIMAKWCLAHHKENFLYTHFEEICEILKQYDVCFSLGDGLRPGSIADANDEAQFSELRTLGELTKLAWKHDVQVFIEGPGHVPMHMIKENMEEQLKHCEEAPFYTLGPLTTDIAPGYDHFTSGIGAAQIAWYGCAMLCYVTPKEHLGLPNKEDVKEGLITYKIAAHAADLAKGHPGAQERDNALSKARFEFRWHDQFNLGLDPERAREYHDETLPQESGKIAHFCSMCGPKFCSMKITQEVRDYAKDLEARGIDPNNVGDAIEIKMVDVEAEMKAKSDEFKKTGSEIYQKAV; encoded by the coding sequence ATGTCAAACACAACAACTAAACCATCTCGCCGCGAAGTTCGTGCGGCTGCATCAGAGTATATTTATAACTTAACGGGCCAACCGTTTCCTAATTCTCATAAAGTTTATGTAGAAGGCACGCAAGATAATGTGCGAGTAGGGATGCGTGAAATCACCCTCAGCGATACCTTCATCGGTGGTACTGAAGAGAATCCCGTATTTGAGCCTAACGCGCCAATTCGTGTTTACGATACATCAGGCCCATACACTGATCCGGATTTTAAACTCGATGTGCGAAAGGGTCTTGAGAAATACCGTGAAAAGTGGATTGAAAGCCGCGGCGATACTGAAATTTTAGACTCAGTGACTTCACAATTTTCTCAACAGCGTATGGCAGATGAAGGGTTAGATCATATCCGCTTTGAGCACTTACCAAAAATCCGCCGTGCAAAAGCAGGTAAAAACGTCACGCAAATGCATTATGCGCGACAAGGCATCGTGACGCCTGAAATGGAATATGTGGCAATCCGTGAAAACATGGGTCGCGCTAAAATTCGTGAAGAGTTACTTGCAGCCCAGCACAAAGGCGAATCGTTTGGTGCTAGCATTCCTGATTTTATTACCCCTGAATTTGTGCGTGATGAAATTGCTCGAGGCCGCGCTGTGCTTCCTAACAATATTAACCACCCAGAAACCGAGCCGATGATCATTGGCCGAAACTTTTTAGTTAAAGTGAACGCGAATATTGGTAATTCGTCTGTGACTTCATCAATCGAAGAAGAAGTCGAAAAAATGGTGTGGTCTACTCGTTGGGGCGCTGACACGGTAATGGATTTATCAACGGGTCGCTATATTCACGAAACTCGTGAGTGGGTGGTACGTAACTCACCAGTACCAATTGGCACCGTACCAATTTACCAAGCGCTTGAAAAAGTAAACGGTGTGGCTGAAGACCTAACGTGGGAGATTTTCCGCGATACCTTGATTGAACAAGCAGAACAGGGTGTTGATTACTTTACCATTCACGCTGGGGTATTGCTCCGTTATGTGCCAATGACCGCAAAGCGTGTTACCGGTATTGTTTCGCGTGGTGGTTCAATCATGGCGAAATGGTGTTTAGCGCATCATAAAGAAAACTTCTTATACACGCACTTTGAAGAAATTTGTGAAATTTTAAAACAGTACGATGTGTGTTTTTCATTAGGTGATGGCCTGCGTCCGGGCTCTATTGCCGATGCTAATGACGAAGCCCAGTTCAGCGAATTACGTACTTTAGGTGAGCTGACAAAACTTGCTTGGAAACATGATGTGCAAGTGTTCATTGAAGGCCCAGGCCATGTGCCAATGCATATGATCAAAGAGAACATGGAAGAGCAGCTAAAACACTGTGAAGAAGCACCGTTTTATACTCTTGGTCCATTAACCACGGATATTGCACCGGGGTACGATCATTTCACATCAGGTATTGGCGCTGCGCAAATTGCTTGGTACGGGTGCGCTATGCTTTGTTATGTAACCCCTAAAGAGCATTTAGGCTTACCAAACAAAGAAGACGTTAAAGAAGGTTTAATCACTTACAAAATTGCTGCTCATGCTGCCGATTTGGCAAAAGGTCACCCGGGTGCGCAAGAGCGCGATAATGCATTATCAAAAGCACGCTTTGAGTTCCGTTGGCACGACCAATTTAACCTAGGTTTAGACCCAGAACGCGCCCGCGAATATCACGATGAAACACTGCCACAAGAATCAGGCAAGATTGCACACTTCTGCTCTATGTGTGGTCCTAAGTTCTGCTCGATGAAGATCACTCAAGAAGTACGTGATTACGCCAAAGATCTTGAAGCAAGAGGCATTGATCCAAATAACGTAGGCGATGCTATCGAAATCAAAATGGTCGATGTTGAAGCCGAAATGAAAGCGAAATCAGACGAGTTCAAAAAAACAGGCTCTGAGATTTACCAAAAAGCAGTTTAG
- the epmA gene encoding elongation factor P--(R)-beta-lysine ligase: MSKALWQPSADIETLRHRAAIIRRIREFFYARDVMEVETPSLSAASVTDVHLATFSTEFVGPGHAGGLPLYLQTSPEFAMKRLLAAGSGAIFQLCKAFRNEEAGSHHNPEFTMLEWYRPGFDEFALMDEMDELMQLVLGVESAERLTYQQAFMNALGVDPLTADISTLQQLATEQGFADIAANETHRDTLLQLLFCMKVEPTIGQEKPCFVYHFPASQAALAQICQHDERVAGRFELYFKNMELANGFNELTNGKEQAARFSEDNQYREANGLKQVPMDERLIAALEHGLPQCAGVALGIDRLIMLATNKQKIKDVIAFDVERA, translated from the coding sequence ATGTCTAAAGCCCTTTGGCAACCAAGCGCCGATATTGAAACTTTACGCCACCGTGCCGCCATCATTCGCCGTATTCGTGAGTTCTTTTATGCGCGCGATGTTATGGAGGTTGAAACACCAAGCCTAAGTGCTGCCAGTGTAACTGATGTGCATTTAGCGACATTTAGTACCGAGTTTGTTGGTCCTGGTCATGCTGGTGGCTTACCACTTTATTTGCAAACGTCACCTGAGTTTGCCATGAAGCGTTTACTTGCTGCGGGCTCTGGGGCTATTTTCCAGCTGTGCAAAGCCTTTCGAAATGAAGAGGCGGGTAGCCATCATAATCCTGAATTTACGATGCTTGAGTGGTATCGTCCGGGTTTTGATGAATTTGCGCTTATGGATGAAATGGATGAGCTTATGCAATTGGTGCTTGGCGTAGAAAGCGCAGAGCGACTCACTTATCAGCAAGCCTTTATGAACGCCTTAGGTGTAGACCCTTTAACTGCTGATATCAGCACATTGCAGCAACTAGCAACAGAGCAGGGCTTTGCCGATATTGCCGCGAATGAAACACATCGCGATACCTTGTTACAGCTATTATTTTGTATGAAGGTTGAGCCAACTATTGGCCAAGAAAAGCCTTGTTTCGTTTATCATTTTCCAGCTTCGCAAGCAGCTCTTGCGCAAATTTGTCAGCACGATGAGCGAGTAGCAGGGCGCTTTGAGTTATATTTTAAAAATATGGAACTGGCAAACGGCTTTAATGAGCTGACCAATGGCAAAGAGCAAGCAGCTCGTTTTAGTGAAGATAATCAGTACCGAGAAGCAAATGGCTTAAAGCAAGTGCCAATGGATGAGCGTTTAATAGCTGCACTAGAGCATGGCTTACCACAATGTGCGGGTGTCGCACTGGGCATTGATCGACTCATTATGCTGGCAACGAATAAGCAAAAGATCAAAGACGTGATCGCTTTTGATGTCGAAAGGGCTTAA
- a CDS encoding META domain-containing protein: MKRLAVPLLFVLFCLGCSSTSTVTSEQLKYTQWQLSKVNGLSLDVSQSASMRFIEAMQINGFAGCNKFFGEAVLTDDDSIVVNKLGMTRKSCGEKADELERSLLTALREGAAIKLEGEQLTLQGTHRFTFIAKN; encoded by the coding sequence ATGAAGCGTTTAGCCGTACCACTTTTGTTTGTATTATTTTGTTTAGGGTGTTCATCAACCAGTACAGTCACAAGTGAACAATTAAAATATACTCAGTGGCAGCTATCAAAGGTGAATGGCTTAAGTCTTGATGTGTCGCAAAGTGCATCAATGCGATTTATTGAAGCAATGCAAATAAATGGCTTTGCAGGCTGTAATAAATTCTTTGGCGAAGCAGTTCTAACTGACGATGATTCAATTGTAGTAAACAAGCTAGGCATGACACGTAAATCGTGCGGTGAGAAAGCCGATGAACTCGAACGTAGTTTGTTAACCGCGTTAAGAGAAGGTGCAGCCATTAAGCTTGAAGGTGAGCAACTGACTTTGCAAGGTACGCATCGCTTTACCTTTATCGCCAAAAACTAA
- the thiS gene encoding sulfur carrier protein ThiS — MNILINGQSVTVDDNTSLTQALSQFGARPPFAVAVNGDFVPRSQCDAKPLNEGDSIELLSPIQGG, encoded by the coding sequence ATGAATATTTTAATTAATGGTCAGTCAGTTACAGTGGACGACAATACATCGCTCACTCAGGCGTTGAGCCAGTTTGGCGCAAGACCTCCATTTGCGGTTGCCGTTAATGGTGACTTTGTACCGCGCAGCCAATGCGATGCTAAACCTCTCAACGAAGGCGACAGCATTGAGCTATTGTCGCCAATTCAAGGAGGCTAA
- the epmB gene encoding EF-P beta-lysylation protein EpmB, with translation MIQRNEVNLHKNWQKELANVVTCPERLLEMLGLSSKVDEKDLKARSLFPVRVPLPFIKKMRYGDINDPLLLQVMPRHQEFLAKTGYDKDPLKEQDNNQPGLLHKYRSRVLVMFKTGCAVNCRYCFRRHFPYQENQLNKRSLIDALAYIKADSNINEVILSGGDPLMAKDDAVSWFMDELEQLPQIKRLRIHSRLPVVIPARITDELCARFAASSLKVVFINHINHANEIDDDFKAAMQKLKAVGVTLLNQAVLLKDVNDSVESQVALSEALFEADILPYYLHLLDKVEGASHFDIAESQAREIVTAMLAALPGFLVPKLVREIGGEKSKTPIDLNLV, from the coding sequence ATGATACAAAGAAATGAAGTAAATTTGCATAAAAACTGGCAAAAAGAATTGGCAAATGTTGTCACTTGTCCTGAACGCTTGCTAGAAATGCTAGGATTATCAAGCAAAGTAGACGAAAAAGACCTCAAAGCACGCAGTCTTTTTCCTGTCCGCGTGCCGCTGCCTTTTATCAAAAAAATGCGTTATGGCGACATAAACGACCCTCTTTTGCTGCAAGTGATGCCTCGCCATCAAGAATTTTTAGCAAAAACAGGTTACGACAAAGACCCCTTAAAAGAGCAAGATAACAACCAACCTGGTTTGTTACACAAGTATCGCTCTCGCGTTTTAGTGATGTTTAAAACCGGTTGTGCGGTAAATTGTCGCTATTGTTTTAGACGCCATTTCCCGTATCAAGAAAACCAATTAAACAAACGTAGCTTAATTGACGCACTGGCTTATATAAAAGCCGACAGCAATATTAACGAAGTCATTTTAAGTGGCGGCGACCCTTTGATGGCCAAAGACGATGCCGTTAGTTGGTTTATGGATGAGTTAGAGCAGCTACCGCAAATTAAACGCCTACGTATTCACAGCCGCTTACCTGTGGTGATCCCTGCAAGAATTACCGATGAGCTATGTGCACGCTTTGCTGCATCATCGTTAAAAGTGGTGTTTATAAACCATATCAATCACGCCAACGAAATTGATGATGACTTTAAAGCTGCCATGCAAAAATTAAAAGCTGTGGGTGTTACCTTATTAAATCAAGCGGTGTTACTAAAAGATGTGAATGACTCTGTCGAGTCACAAGTTGCACTTAGTGAAGCGCTATTCGAAGCAGACATTTTACCTTACTACTTACATCTACTTGATAAAGTTGAAGGTGCCAGCCACTTTGATATAGCAGAGAGTCAGGCACGGGAAATCGTGACGGCTATGCTGGCAGCATTGCCGGGGTTCTTGGTTCCAAAGCTGGTACGCGAGATCGGCGGCGAAAAAAGTAAAACGCCAATCGATCTCAATCTAGTTTAA
- the efp gene encoding elongation factor P, with the protein MANYSTNEFKGGLKIMLDGEPCSILENEMVKPGKGQAFNRVRIRKLITGKVLEKTFKSGETVEGADVMDTDLAYLYTDGEFWHFMNNETFEQIAADEKALGDNAKWLVENDVCTITLWNGNPIAVTPPNFVELEITDTDPGLKGDTAGTGGKPATLSTGAVVRVPLFVQIGEVIKVDTRSGEYVSRVK; encoded by the coding sequence ATGGCGAATTATAGCACCAATGAGTTCAAGGGCGGCCTAAAAATTATGTTAGACGGCGAACCTTGCAGCATCTTAGAAAATGAAATGGTAAAACCAGGTAAAGGCCAGGCGTTTAACCGTGTTCGTATTCGTAAACTTATCACAGGTAAAGTACTAGAAAAAACGTTCAAGTCAGGTGAGACCGTTGAAGGTGCAGACGTAATGGATACCGATTTAGCGTATCTATATACTGACGGTGAGTTCTGGCATTTCATGAACAACGAAACATTTGAGCAAATCGCTGCTGACGAAAAAGCACTTGGCGACAACGCTAAATGGTTAGTTGAAAATGACGTATGTACAATCACGCTTTGGAACGGTAACCCAATCGCCGTTACTCCACCAAACTTTGTTGAACTAGAAATCACTGACACAGATCCAGGTCTAAAAGGTGATACAGCAGGTACTGGCGGTAAACCAGCAACATTAAGCACTGGTGCTGTTGTTCGTGTTCCTCTATTCGTACAAATCGGTGAAGTGATCAAGGTTGATACACGTAGCGGTGAATACGTGAGCCGCGTTAAGTAA
- a CDS encoding TonB-dependent receptor codes for MKRRLSLLSAAILPLFAASSIAYAEDGELETIVVTGDFKKESIQTLSASASLFSDHEINQRGAKFLDEMLASAANVNFTSGASRGRFVQIRGVGLRSQFVDPINPSVGLVIDGINYSGLGGSSLLFDIDQVEIYRGPQGTRFGADALAGMIQMESATPTLDPSVKVQLGAGNYNSFEAGIAAGTGITDDTAVRASIYQRESDGYVENRYLGEDTQQQDELVSRFKLHSQLTDHLRTELSVHYIDINNGYDAFTLDNSRYSVADEPGQDNQESIAVGLANIYTGFDWFDVSLNLSGIDSELLYSYDEDWVCNDEAQPELCAAGLHEWGYSSTDAYFRDRQDQAAELQFSGKSGEWVAGIYYQGREVDLERQYTWLAQPFASNYETSNIAAYGQLATPIGPKTTLITGLRVEQYQGDYTDNNGFVEETDDVMVGGKLALEYQVIDRTMIYTSITRGYKAGGINSEALAKAKDEGLNLDADFFANHTSFAPEYLWSGEFGVKGSSLDDKFVLRLAAFYMYREDMQLKSWQVEGQKFTGYIDNASSGENYGLEIEGSFQATDNLLLTGSAGYLHTEINDFVAQSGLDQDGRDQAQAPKYQYAFTARYNFTPALYASIGVEGKDDYYFSDSHNSQAPSTNLVNASFGYESDNWSINAWARNLFDEDVPTRGFEFGNDPLDGYTTHTYTQLGEPMVAGVTFIYEL; via the coding sequence ATGAAACGACGTTTATCATTATTATCTGCTGCCATCCTGCCTTTATTTGCAGCATCTTCGATTGCCTACGCTGAAGATGGTGAGTTGGAAACGATTGTAGTTACCGGTGATTTCAAAAAAGAAAGCATTCAAACATTAAGTGCCAGTGCTAGTTTGTTTTCAGACCATGAAATCAATCAACGTGGTGCAAAGTTTTTAGATGAAATGCTTGCTAGTGCAGCGAATGTAAACTTTACCTCAGGGGCATCTCGTGGTCGTTTCGTGCAAATTCGTGGTGTAGGTTTACGCTCACAGTTTGTAGACCCAATTAATCCTTCGGTTGGCTTAGTGATCGACGGCATCAACTACTCTGGTTTAGGCGGTAGTTCACTGTTATTTGATATCGACCAGGTAGAAATTTATCGCGGCCCACAAGGAACTCGCTTTGGTGCTGATGCTCTAGCTGGCATGATTCAAATGGAATCTGCAACACCCACTCTTGACCCAAGTGTGAAAGTACAACTAGGTGCGGGCAACTACAACAGCTTTGAGGCAGGTATTGCCGCAGGTACGGGTATTACCGACGACACAGCAGTACGCGCCAGTATTTATCAACGTGAGTCTGATGGCTATGTTGAAAACCGTTATTTAGGCGAAGATACCCAACAACAAGATGAGCTCGTTTCTCGCTTTAAATTACACAGCCAATTGACCGATCATCTACGTACTGAACTGAGCGTTCATTACATTGATATTAATAACGGCTATGACGCCTTCACCTTGGATAACAGCCGTTACAGTGTGGCTGATGAACCTGGCCAAGATAACCAAGAAAGCATTGCGGTTGGCCTTGCCAACATTTACACCGGCTTCGATTGGTTTGATGTTAGCCTAAACCTTTCAGGTATCGACAGCGAGCTGCTATACAGCTACGACGAAGACTGGGTGTGTAATGATGAAGCCCAACCAGAGTTATGTGCTGCAGGCTTGCATGAATGGGGCTATAGCTCAACAGATGCTTACTTTCGCGATCGTCAAGATCAAGCAGCCGAGCTGCAATTTAGCGGTAAGTCTGGTGAGTGGGTTGCCGGTATTTACTACCAAGGCCGCGAAGTTGATTTAGAACGCCAATACACTTGGCTGGCGCAACCATTTGCATCAAATTATGAAACCAGCAATATTGCGGCATACGGTCAATTAGCAACACCTATTGGTCCAAAAACAACCTTAATTACGGGTTTGCGTGTTGAGCAGTATCAAGGCGACTACACCGACAACAACGGTTTTGTTGAAGAAACTGATGATGTCATGGTGGGCGGTAAGCTTGCACTTGAATACCAAGTGATTGATCGCACCATGATCTACACCAGTATTACTCGTGGCTATAAGGCCGGCGGTATTAATTCTGAAGCATTAGCAAAAGCAAAAGATGAAGGCTTAAATCTAGATGCTGATTTCTTTGCTAATCACACATCATTTGCCCCTGAATACCTTTGGAGCGGTGAGTTTGGTGTAAAAGGCAGCTCACTAGACGATAAGTTTGTGTTACGTCTTGCCGCTTTCTACATGTATCGCGAAGATATGCAGTTAAAATCGTGGCAGGTTGAAGGTCAAAAATTCACAGGCTATATCGATAATGCCAGCTCTGGTGAAAACTACGGTTTAGAAATTGAAGGTAGCTTCCAAGCCACTGACAATTTACTACTTACGGGTAGTGCAGGTTATTTACATACCGAAATCAATGACTTTGTTGCACAATCAGGCCTTGATCAAGATGGCCGTGACCAAGCACAAGCACCTAAATACCAATATGCATTCACTGCGCGTTATAACTTTACGCCAGCACTTTACGCATCAATTGGTGTAGAGGGCAAAGACGATTATTACTTCTCTGACAGCCATAACTCACAAGCACCAAGCACCAACTTGGTAAATGCTTCGTTTGGTTATGAAAGTGATAATTGGAGCATTAATGCATGGGCACGTAACTTATTTGATGAAGACGTACCAACTCGTGGTTTTGAGTTTGGTAACGACCCATTAGATGGTTACACCACTCATACTTACACCCAACTTGGCGAACCTATGGTTGCCGGTGTGACATTTATTTACGAGCTATAA